In Sciurus carolinensis chromosome 17, mSciCar1.2, whole genome shotgun sequence, one genomic interval encodes:
- the Swsap1 gene encoding ATPase SWSAP1 — MAETLRRVLSGYSAVETREDTVEAGPPLLLLGAPGSGKTALLFAAALEAAGEGRGPVLFLTRRPLQSLPRSTGAALDPLRLQKIRFQYPPSTRELLRLLCSAHEAPGPAPSLLLLDGLEEYLAEDPGPQEAAYLAALLLDTVAYFSHRGGPNRDCGLMVALQTQEEGDSGEALQLALLQRYFPAQCWLQPDAPGPGKCRIRACLEPSGLGPRTEWCVTFQLDGEMKITRWPTQAYDPSSVKSSSPGGQP; from the exons ATGGCGGAGACGCTGAGGCGGGTGCTAAGCGGCTACAGCGCGGTCGAAACCCGGGAAGACACGGTTGAGGCGGGGCCGCCTTTGCTGCTACTCGGTGCTCCAGGCTCCGGTAAAACAGCGCTGCTATTTGCGGCGGCCTTGGAGGCGGCAGGAGAGGGCCGAGGCCCTGTCCTCTTCCTGACTCGTAGGCCTCTTCAAAGCCTGCCCCGCAGCACGGGTGCAGCCCTCGACCCTTTGCGGCTCCAG AAGATTCGCTTCCAGTACCCACCCTCAACCCGAGAGCTTCTCCGGCTCCTGTGCTCTGCCCATGAGGCCCCAGGACCTGCCCCCTCCCTACTGCTGCTTGATGGTCTGGAGGAGTATCTAGCAGAAGACCCTGGGCCCCAGGAAGCCGCCTACCTGGCTGCCTTGCTTCTGGATACTGTTGCCTACTTCAGCCACCGAGGTGGACCCAACCGGGACTGTGGGCTCATGGTGGCCCTCCAGACTCAGGAGGAAGGAGACAGTGGGGAAGCCCTGCAGCTGGCACTGCTCCAGCGGTATTTCCCTGCCCAGTGCTGGCTGCAGCCAGATGCACCAGGCCCAGGAAAGTGCCGCATCCGAGCCTGCCTTGAGCCAAGTGGGCTGGGCCCCAGGACAGAGTGGTGTGTGACTTTCCAACTAGATGGAGAGATGAAGATAACCCGGTGGCCCACCCAGGCTTATGACCCCAGCTCAGTTAAGAGTTCAAGCCCTGGAGGCCAGCCCTGA